In Edaphobacter paludis, a single window of DNA contains:
- a CDS encoding VWA domain-containing protein encodes MRPFASVAALLLGLSLPLHAQEAPSPDGPPPASTAVAQPRDDQDIETLKVNVNLVNVYFSVRDKDGFITNLHKDDCSIFEDRVPQTIKNFTQEKKLPLTIGILLDTSGSQQNVLSLEQQSGAEFLKDVLTPKDEAFLISFDINVDLLSDYTNNPRELKRAIDKATINTGAGTGSVTGNGSPRGTLLYDAVFLAAHDKLRQEAGRKVIVMLTDGGDQGSQETLKSSIEAAQKANTIVYVILIADRRFYGGGFGINLADTGAADMERLARETGGRVINVGNNGKKLEDAFDQIQDELRTQYLASYTPTNLKVDGTFRTLNITCQKGQKVQARKGYYALADSMGNND; translated from the coding sequence ATGCGCCCCTTTGCCTCCGTTGCCGCCTTATTGCTTGGTCTCTCTCTCCCTCTTCACGCGCAGGAAGCTCCCTCGCCCGACGGGCCACCGCCGGCCAGCACCGCCGTCGCCCAGCCACGTGACGACCAGGATATCGAGACCCTCAAGGTCAACGTCAATCTCGTCAACGTCTACTTCTCCGTGCGCGACAAGGACGGCTTCATCACCAACCTCCACAAGGACGACTGCTCGATCTTCGAAGATAGGGTCCCCCAGACAATCAAGAATTTCACCCAGGAAAAGAAGCTTCCACTCACCATCGGCATTCTGCTCGATACCAGCGGTAGCCAGCAGAACGTCCTTTCGCTGGAACAGCAGTCCGGCGCCGAGTTCCTGAAAGACGTTCTTACCCCCAAAGACGAGGCCTTCCTCATCTCCTTCGACATTAACGTCGATCTTCTCTCGGACTACACCAACAATCCGCGCGAGCTGAAGCGTGCCATCGACAAGGCAACCATCAACACCGGCGCCGGCACCGGCTCGGTCACCGGCAACGGGTCTCCTCGTGGGACCTTGCTCTATGACGCGGTCTTCCTCGCCGCCCACGATAAGCTTCGCCAGGAGGCTGGTCGCAAGGTCATCGTCATGCTCACCGACGGCGGCGACCAGGGTAGCCAGGAGACGCTCAAGTCCTCCATCGAGGCCGCTCAGAAAGCCAACACCATCGTCTACGTCATCCTCATCGCGGATCGCCGATTCTACGGTGGAGGCTTCGGCATCAATCTCGCAGACACTGGCGCTGCGGACATGGAGCGCCTGGCAAGAGAGACGGGTGGCCGCGTCATCAACGTCGGCAATAACGGCAAAAAACTCGAAGATGCCTTCGATCAGATTCAGGACGAGCTGCGCACCCAGTACCTCGCCAGCTACACCCCCACCAACCTGAAGGTCGACGGCACCTTCCGCACGCTCAACATCACCTGCCAGAAAGGTCAGAAGGTGCAGGCCCGCAAAGGGTACTACGCCCTCGCCGATTCCATGGGCAACAATGATTGA
- the hisB gene encoding imidazoleglycerol-phosphate dehydratase HisB: protein MAKSLSKVRTGTVKRDTTETQIALKLVVDGQGVYKVSTGIRFFDHMLELFTRHGGFDLTLKCTGDLDVDQHHTVEDVGIALGEAFNKALGDKKGIMRAGYFVMAMDETLAVAAVDLSGRVAYVVDDKVKVRLVGDFQSELLADFFDGFARGAKANVHVKTMYGRSNHHKIEAIFKAFARALRGACSRDERMREMLPSTKGLL from the coding sequence ATGGCTAAGAGCTTGAGCAAGGTTCGGACAGGAACAGTGAAGCGCGATACGACGGAGACGCAGATTGCGTTGAAGCTCGTCGTCGACGGGCAGGGTGTTTATAAAGTCTCCACCGGCATACGATTCTTCGACCACATGCTGGAACTATTTACACGGCATGGCGGTTTCGATCTGACGCTGAAGTGCACCGGCGATTTGGATGTGGATCAGCACCATACCGTCGAAGATGTTGGGATTGCGTTGGGCGAGGCCTTCAATAAGGCCTTGGGCGATAAGAAGGGCATCATGCGCGCCGGCTACTTTGTGATGGCCATGGATGAGACGCTCGCCGTTGCCGCTGTAGACCTGAGCGGTCGCGTGGCTTACGTCGTCGATGACAAGGTGAAGGTGCGACTGGTTGGCGACTTCCAGAGTGAGCTGCTGGCGGACTTCTTCGATGGCTTTGCTCGCGGCGCGAAGGCCAATGTGCATGTGAAGACGATGTATGGCCGTTCGAATCATCACAAGATCGAAGCGATCTTCAAGGCGTTTGCAAGGGCGTTGCGCGGGGCTTGCTCGCGCGATGAGCGGATGCGGGAGATGTTGCCTTCGACAAAGGGATTGCTGTGA
- a CDS encoding HisA/HisF-related TIM barrel protein — protein MLIPSIDLMGGRIVQLVQGEKLKLAFDDFEYWIERFSKYPVVQLIDLDAAMRQGDNRALIEMICKRLPCQVGGGLKSAADGQALLDAGAKRVIYGSSLFGASGVNKEFAAGLKKALGEDALVFSVDTKGGKVAVKGWKDSVDLTPEEAVTWLEDYCAAFLYTHVDTEGTMTGFPMDVAAVLRATTGRQLIVAGGIKERAEVDALDAMGVDAVAGMAVYSGAMEA, from the coding sequence ATGTTGATACCTTCGATTGATTTGATGGGTGGCCGGATTGTGCAGTTGGTGCAGGGCGAGAAGCTGAAGCTGGCCTTCGATGATTTTGAGTACTGGATTGAGCGATTTTCAAAGTATCCCGTGGTGCAGTTGATCGATCTCGATGCGGCGATGCGGCAGGGAGATAATCGCGCGTTGATCGAGATGATCTGCAAGCGGCTCCCCTGTCAGGTGGGCGGCGGCTTGAAGAGCGCTGCGGATGGACAGGCGTTGCTCGATGCTGGTGCAAAGCGCGTGATCTATGGGTCGAGTCTGTTTGGCGCCTCGGGTGTGAACAAGGAGTTCGCCGCCGGGTTGAAAAAAGCGCTGGGTGAGGATGCGCTTGTATTCAGCGTGGATACCAAGGGCGGCAAGGTCGCGGTAAAGGGGTGGAAGGATTCGGTGGACCTGACTCCTGAAGAGGCCGTTACGTGGCTGGAGGATTATTGCGCCGCGTTTCTCTATACGCATGTCGATACGGAAGGAACAATGACGGGTTTCCCGATGGATGTAGCGGCAGTCCTGCGGGCCACGACGGGGCGGCAGCTTATCGTTGCCGGAGGAATCAAAGAACGCGCCGAAGTAGACGCTCTGGATGCAATGGGCGTCGATGCCGTAGCGGGGATGGCGGTGTACTCAGGAGCGATGGAAGCATAG
- a CDS encoding lactonase family protein, whose product MTRRKFMQSSAAATLAASASLANAGVGSKDELLLVGTQTTGASKGIYAYSFDEATGELKQTGLAATIENPTFMALAPGGKRLFSVSEASDFAGTTGGGITGFNLDRSTGHLTEINAEPTGGPGTCHVAVDHTGHCAFVANYNGGSAASFHVSDDGHLSKAVSFFQYEGHGPNKDRQDKPHAHRVTVSPDNRFLLINDLGLDEIHIYKLDAKTAKLTPNEPPAWKSAPGAGPRALCFHPNGKWAYCVTEMTSTVVVFDWNAEAGTLEAIQTVELNPEGYKGETGGCDIIFDSKGRFAYVANRINDFMASFTISETDGKLALMERTSCGGKIPRHIALSPNDRWLLVANQVSNNISVFARDAKTGKLANSGKSFELAAPQCLVFA is encoded by the coding sequence ATGACGAGGCGAAAATTTATGCAGAGTTCGGCAGCAGCTACATTGGCAGCGAGTGCTTCACTGGCAAACGCGGGCGTTGGAAGTAAAGACGAGCTGTTACTAGTAGGAACACAGACGACGGGCGCGAGCAAGGGAATCTACGCGTACTCGTTCGATGAGGCGACGGGAGAGCTGAAGCAGACCGGGCTCGCCGCGACGATCGAAAACCCGACCTTCATGGCGCTTGCTCCCGGCGGCAAGCGGCTGTTTTCAGTCAGTGAGGCCAGCGATTTTGCCGGAACGACCGGCGGCGGCATCACGGGATTCAATCTCGACCGCAGCACCGGACACCTCACCGAGATCAATGCGGAGCCTACAGGTGGCCCTGGAACCTGCCACGTCGCCGTGGACCACACCGGCCACTGCGCCTTTGTCGCCAACTACAACGGCGGCAGCGCGGCCAGTTTTCATGTAAGCGACGATGGGCATCTCAGCAAAGCGGTCAGCTTCTTTCAGTACGAGGGGCATGGACCGAATAAGGATCGTCAGGATAAACCCCATGCGCACCGCGTGACCGTGTCGCCGGACAACCGGTTTCTGCTGATCAACGATCTTGGGCTCGATGAGATTCATATCTACAAGCTGGATGCGAAGACGGCTAAGCTGACACCGAATGAGCCTCCGGCATGGAAGTCCGCTCCCGGCGCGGGGCCGCGTGCGCTTTGCTTCCATCCCAACGGCAAATGGGCCTACTGTGTCACCGAGATGACGTCGACGGTGGTTGTCTTCGACTGGAACGCGGAGGCAGGAACGCTCGAGGCGATTCAGACAGTCGAGTTGAATCCCGAGGGATACAAGGGCGAGACCGGCGGGTGCGACATTATCTTCGACAGCAAGGGTCGCTTTGCCTATGTGGCGAACCGAATCAACGACTTTATGGCTTCGTTTACTATCTCGGAGACGGATGGCAAGTTGGCCTTGATGGAGCGGACCTCCTGTGGCGGTAAGATTCCACGGCATATTGCGCTGAGCCCGAACGACCGCTGGCTGCTGGTCGCAAACCAGGTCTCAAACAACATCTCCGTCTTCGCGCGCGATGCAAAGACAGGCAAACTGGCGAATTCGGGGAAGAGCTTTGAGCTGGCTGCTCCGCAGTGTTTGGTGTTTGCATAG
- the hisH gene encoding imidazole glycerol phosphate synthase subunit HisH, translated as MIAVIDYKAGNLTSVVKALKYLGAETQVTQDPEVVRSAAKVVLPGVGHFQATQLLTDLGLTEAVRESVAKGAWFLGVCVGLQWLFEGSTEAPGIPGLGHFAGMCERFPASFEGAELKSPHVGWNSLENVRSNSKLLRGVQDGGFVYYTHSWRAPVVNATAAVTEYGGAFTGVVEQENVMGVQFHPEKSSAVGLQVLKNFVEL; from the coding sequence GTGATTGCGGTCATTGATTACAAAGCGGGAAATCTGACCAGCGTTGTGAAGGCGCTGAAGTATCTTGGCGCTGAGACGCAGGTGACGCAGGACCCGGAGGTGGTGCGCTCGGCGGCGAAGGTAGTGCTGCCGGGAGTGGGGCACTTTCAGGCTACGCAGTTGCTGACTGATCTTGGACTAACTGAGGCGGTGCGGGAGAGTGTTGCGAAGGGTGCTTGGTTTCTGGGAGTTTGTGTTGGTTTGCAGTGGTTGTTTGAAGGTTCGACGGAAGCTCCGGGGATTCCGGGACTGGGACACTTTGCTGGAATGTGCGAACGCTTCCCTGCTTCGTTTGAGGGCGCAGAGTTGAAGTCGCCGCATGTGGGATGGAACTCATTGGAGAACGTGCGGAGCAATTCGAAGCTGCTGCGTGGCGTGCAGGATGGCGGGTTTGTTTATTACACGCATTCGTGGCGTGCCCCCGTGGTCAATGCAACTGCTGCGGTTACAGAGTATGGAGGAGCGTTTACGGGAGTTGTTGAGCAGGAGAATGTAATGGGTGTGCAGTTTCATCCGGAGAAGTCGAGCGCCGTGGGCTTACAGGTTTTGAAGAACTTCGTGGAGTTGTAG
- a CDS encoding EamA family transporter has translation MNALLALAAAVLWGGGDFSGGMGAKNAGGTMGGALRVILVSHAASFAVLVAVARWRGDLFPHGAALAWGIGAGVAGGISLACFYVALSRGAMGASAALSGLLAAAIPAAVAIASEGSPGLLRIVGFVVAGAAIWLIAAGPNAEAVPAKTGTIWLALVAGTGFGIYFVALKMAGVAGVLWPMATARMGSLTVCSLMLLGLSFSSKTSAIAQGRLTRAAVRWALTTAVLDTSGNLLFIAATRAGRLDVAAVLASLYPASTILLAAWMLSERPTRRQGIGMLVAAAAVVMITL, from the coding sequence GTGAATGCTCTGCTGGCCCTGGCGGCGGCAGTTTTATGGGGCGGAGGAGATTTTTCCGGCGGAATGGGCGCAAAGAACGCCGGCGGCACGATGGGTGGCGCACTGCGGGTGATTCTGGTGAGCCATGCGGCAAGCTTTGCCGTGCTCGTGGCCGTCGCCCGCTGGCGTGGCGATTTGTTTCCACATGGCGCTGCACTTGCTTGGGGAATCGGGGCCGGAGTCGCAGGAGGGATCTCGCTGGCGTGTTTCTACGTCGCGCTCTCGCGGGGAGCGATGGGGGCCTCAGCCGCCTTGAGCGGTCTGCTGGCTGCGGCTATTCCGGCTGCGGTCGCGATTGCCAGCGAAGGGTCGCCGGGTCTGCTTCGCATCGTGGGATTCGTGGTGGCGGGCGCGGCTATATGGCTGATTGCCGCGGGACCGAATGCTGAAGCTGTCCCAGCGAAGACGGGTACAATCTGGCTCGCACTCGTGGCGGGGACAGGGTTCGGGATTTATTTTGTGGCGCTGAAGATGGCTGGCGTCGCGGGCGTTCTCTGGCCTATGGCAACGGCAAGGATGGGCAGCCTCACCGTCTGCTCTTTGATGCTGCTGGGACTTTCGTTCAGTTCGAAGACTTCGGCGATCGCTCAGGGCCGGTTAACGCGTGCGGCGGTGCGTTGGGCGCTGACAACAGCGGTGCTGGATACTTCGGGCAATCTGCTGTTCATTGCCGCAACAAGGGCCGGGCGTCTGGATGTAGCGGCAGTACTGGCCTCGCTTTATCCGGCGTCAACGATATTGCTGGCGGCCTGGATGCTGAGCGAGCGACCAACGCGGCGGCAAGGGATTGGAATGTTGGTGGCAGCGGCAGCAGTGGTGATGATTACGCTGTAA
- a CDS encoding biotin/lipoyl-containing protein, which translates to MPFIYELKIAGNEPSYTFVQQLVPAGSLVGTGQAVCTLTDGAMDFHVSAPRQGLLVEWFVEHGSVIENMDALARVVCEGTEVDVPAAVPARLG; encoded by the coding sequence ATGCCCTTTATCTATGAATTGAAGATTGCAGGCAATGAGCCTTCGTATACGTTTGTGCAGCAACTGGTGCCCGCGGGGTCGCTCGTAGGGACGGGACAGGCAGTCTGCACATTGACCGATGGAGCGATGGATTTCCATGTATCTGCGCCGAGGCAGGGGTTGCTCGTGGAGTGGTTCGTGGAGCACGGATCAGTAATCGAGAATATGGATGCGCTGGCTCGAGTTGTCTGCGAGGGAACTGAGGTTGACGTACCGGCGGCTGTGCCGGCGAGGCTGGGATAG
- the hisF gene encoding imidazole glycerol phosphate synthase subunit HisF has product MLTKRIIACLDVRGGRVVKGVQFVDIVDAGDPAELAHRHAAAGADEIVLLDITATHEGRGTLLDTVKRTAATLFVPFTVGGGIRSAEDAAAVFDAGADKVSINSSAIARPELIGEIGGSFGAQAVIVAIDARRGTAGVEDAEVYVSGGRKPTGLRVVDWAREAERRGAGEILLTSMDTDGMRNGFDCELTARVSEAVQIPVIASGGAGSAAHFAEVFGRGKADAALAASIFHFGVTDSRELKAELQRAGISVRLPC; this is encoded by the coding sequence ATGCTGACGAAACGGATTATTGCTTGTCTGGATGTGCGCGGCGGGCGCGTGGTGAAGGGTGTTCAGTTTGTGGACATCGTCGACGCCGGCGACCCGGCGGAGTTGGCGCATCGCCATGCTGCGGCAGGCGCCGATGAGATTGTGCTGCTGGACATTACGGCAACACATGAAGGACGCGGGACGCTGCTCGATACGGTGAAGCGGACAGCTGCGACTTTGTTCGTTCCGTTTACTGTGGGCGGCGGGATTCGCAGTGCGGAGGATGCGGCGGCGGTCTTCGATGCGGGAGCGGACAAGGTGAGCATCAACTCTTCTGCCATTGCCAGGCCGGAGTTGATTGGCGAGATCGGCGGCAGCTTTGGGGCGCAGGCAGTGATTGTGGCGATCGATGCTCGTCGCGGCACAGCAGGGGTGGAAGACGCCGAAGTTTATGTGAGTGGGGGCCGCAAGCCTACGGGATTGCGAGTTGTCGATTGGGCTCGCGAGGCCGAGAGACGCGGGGCAGGGGAGATTTTGTTGACATCGATGGATACGGATGGGATGCGTAACGGATTTGATTGCGAGCTGACTGCGCGAGTGAGTGAGGCCGTGCAGATTCCGGTGATTGCCTCAGGCGGTGCTGGATCGGCTGCCCATTTCGCTGAGGTCTTTGGCAGAGGCAAGGCCGATGCTGCTTTGGCGGCCAGCATCTTTCATTTTGGAGTTACAGATTCGCGCGAGTTGAAAGCGGAATTACAGCGGGCCGGGATCTCTGTGCGGCTGCCTTGCTGA
- a CDS encoding polyphosphate kinase 2 family protein, whose product MKLKSPYLVKPHAAVRLSRLPTTETGDFETEESAAAVLVKHRSQLNTLQEVFYASEQKALLIVLEGMDTAGKDGTIRHIFSGVNPQGCDVTAFKVPTPLEARHDFLWRAHNAVPPRGMIGIFNRSHYEDVLSPRVHKVISGKVARKRLDNINGFEDMLSDNGVVILKFFLHISHGEQTNRLKARIDTPDKHWKLSEADFHERRFWSSYENAYDDILSATSRKHAPWFVIPSDHKWYRNVAISQIIVDAMQGLKLKYPAPTLDASGIKL is encoded by the coding sequence GTGAAACTGAAGTCGCCCTATCTCGTAAAGCCGCACGCGGCGGTTCGTCTCTCCCGCCTGCCAACCACCGAAACGGGCGACTTCGAAACCGAGGAGTCTGCGGCAGCGGTTCTCGTCAAACATCGTAGCCAGCTCAACACCCTTCAGGAAGTGTTCTACGCCAGCGAACAGAAAGCTCTGTTGATCGTTCTCGAGGGGATGGACACGGCGGGCAAAGACGGCACCATTCGCCACATCTTCTCCGGCGTCAACCCCCAGGGTTGTGATGTCACCGCCTTCAAAGTCCCGACCCCGCTGGAGGCCCGGCACGATTTCCTGTGGCGTGCTCATAATGCTGTTCCGCCCAGGGGCATGATCGGCATCTTCAACCGGTCGCACTATGAAGATGTTCTGTCGCCTCGAGTCCATAAGGTTATTTCCGGCAAGGTGGCTCGCAAGCGACTCGACAATATCAACGGGTTTGAGGACATGCTCAGCGATAACGGCGTCGTGATTCTCAAATTCTTCCTGCACATCTCCCACGGAGAGCAGACCAACCGTCTGAAGGCCCGCATCGACACGCCGGACAAGCACTGGAAGCTCTCCGAAGCAGACTTTCACGAGCGCAGGTTCTGGTCGAGCTACGAAAACGCCTACGACGATATCCTCTCCGCCACCAGTCGCAAGCATGCCCCTTGGTTCGTCATTCCCTCAGACCACAAGTGGTATCGCAACGTTGCCATTTCGCAAATCATTGTCGACGCCATGCAGGGCCTCAAACTCAAATATCCGGCTCCGACCTTGGACGCCAGTGGCATTAAGCTATAG
- the tatA gene encoding twin-arginine translocase TatA/TatE family subunit, whose protein sequence is MGDLFQPWHLAILAIIVIVLFGGKKLPELGKGLGEGLRGFKDGMKGVTEEMNKPTETTHAVTPKPEESIKQPHV, encoded by the coding sequence ATGGGCGATCTATTTCAACCTTGGCATCTTGCCATCCTCGCGATCATCGTTATAGTGCTGTTCGGCGGCAAGAAATTGCCTGAACTGGGCAAAGGGCTGGGCGAAGGACTGCGCGGCTTTAAAGACGGAATGAAGGGCGTCACCGAGGAGATGAACAAGCCTACGGAGACCACCCACGCCGTCACGCCGAAGCCGGAAGAATCGATCAAGCAGCCCCACGTGTAG
- a CDS encoding VWA domain-containing protein, which translates to MVKYSILAGAVACMMLAQQARQTVAQDNTPQTVAQQQAIPDAPKPQQATPFNAVAPGKGTTADDSDATSSSPDAEAPPSSLPQTPAEKAAQGTPPEIPEAGQGPEAFTLHVQTNFVEVPFTVKDNKGRPVPGLTWRDVRVYENGLRQQMALFTVDPFPLSVALVIDQSMTYDNMTKVNNALEALQGAFAPYDEIAVFTYNNGPRMQTDFTAAQSARVSAVLERSKSTGREGAMAYTSGPLSQNINTNGGANSYIDPNTNATHGTSLSGTLNVPKEVHTLNDAILAAATHLAKTRSGRRRVVYVISDGKEYGSTASFKEVVKYLQTNKIAVYGTLVGDSSLPVVGFLDHIHLPLMMRDNVLKSYAEATGGNLDGEFRQKGIEQSFARIAGEVRNQYTVGYYTHEPFIDGKYRSLEIKVMRPNLTVIAKKGYYPTAEDIKPSVVVRGK; encoded by the coding sequence GTGGTGAAGTACAGCATATTGGCGGGAGCTGTGGCATGCATGATGCTGGCGCAGCAGGCACGGCAAACGGTAGCACAGGACAACACACCGCAAACAGTGGCACAGCAACAGGCGATTCCCGATGCTCCAAAGCCGCAGCAAGCGACACCGTTCAATGCGGTTGCGCCGGGCAAGGGCACGACTGCCGACGATAGTGACGCCACCTCTTCGAGCCCGGATGCGGAGGCGCCCCCGAGCAGTCTGCCGCAGACGCCGGCTGAGAAGGCCGCGCAGGGAACGCCGCCTGAGATTCCCGAAGCAGGACAGGGGCCAGAAGCTTTTACGCTGCATGTACAGACAAACTTTGTCGAAGTGCCGTTTACAGTGAAGGACAACAAGGGCCGTCCGGTACCGGGGCTGACGTGGCGCGATGTGCGCGTGTATGAGAACGGCCTACGGCAGCAGATGGCCCTGTTCACGGTTGATCCATTTCCATTGTCGGTAGCGCTGGTCATCGACCAGAGCATGACCTACGACAATATGACGAAGGTCAACAATGCTCTGGAGGCTTTGCAGGGAGCGTTTGCGCCCTACGACGAGATCGCCGTTTTTACCTATAACAACGGCCCAAGAATGCAGACGGACTTCACGGCTGCGCAGAGCGCCCGGGTGAGCGCAGTACTGGAGCGGTCGAAGTCGACCGGACGCGAAGGCGCGATGGCTTATACCAGCGGCCCGCTCTCACAGAACATCAATACCAATGGCGGCGCAAACAGCTATATCGACCCCAATACGAATGCGACCCACGGCACCAGCCTGAGCGGTACGCTGAACGTTCCCAAAGAAGTGCACACGCTGAACGACGCCATTCTGGCTGCCGCAACCCACCTAGCGAAGACGCGCAGCGGACGGCGGCGAGTCGTCTATGTGATCAGCGATGGCAAAGAGTATGGCAGCACGGCGAGCTTCAAAGAGGTTGTGAAGTACCTCCAGACCAATAAGATCGCCGTGTATGGAACGCTGGTGGGCGACTCTTCCCTTCCCGTGGTCGGCTTCCTTGACCATATCCATCTGCCGCTGATGATGCGGGACAACGTTCTCAAGTCCTATGCCGAAGCGACGGGCGGCAATCTTGATGGCGAATTCCGGCAAAAGGGCATCGAACAAAGCTTTGCCAGGATTGCCGGAGAGGTGCGCAACCAGTACACCGTCGGCTATTACACCCATGAGCCGTTCATCGATGGGAAGTACCGGTCTCTTGAAATAAAGGTGATGCGGCCCAACCTGACCGTAATTGCGAAGAAGGGCTATTACCCAACGGCGGAGGATATCAAGCCGTCGGTCGTCGTCCGCGGAAAGTAG
- the hisC gene encoding histidinol-phosphate transaminase has product MSVVTEVKPRKAVLGMPEYHPPLAGRDALRLDFNENTFAPSPKVIERLREVTAEGLTKYPEREPAERIAAAHFGLKPDEVLLTNGVDEAIHLVCCAFLEEGDEAVICTPGFFMYDVSVMMMTPNLRKVQADETLQFPFEKFVAAITERTKLIIVSSPNNPTGAVVSREHLLAIARAAPQAVLMVDEAYYHFHGETTMGDLSAVPNLLVARTFSKAYGLANLRIGMLAGNAALMKYVRKVSSPYNVNGVALDCLTVALADEDYLAWYVEQVRVGRERMMRGLDELGVPYFPSHANFVLMKIGPKHKELVAAMRAHGVLLRDRSADPGCNGSVRITIGIEEHVRIGLAALRSSLEEIGWKPVEVNVAQQSSDGEREFE; this is encoded by the coding sequence ATGAGCGTTGTTACGGAAGTGAAGCCTCGCAAGGCAGTGTTGGGCATGCCGGAGTATCACCCACCGCTGGCGGGACGGGATGCGCTGCGACTGGACTTCAACGAGAACACCTTTGCGCCTTCGCCTAAGGTAATCGAGCGTCTGCGCGAGGTCACGGCAGAAGGATTGACGAAGTACCCCGAGCGCGAACCGGCGGAGCGGATTGCGGCAGCGCACTTTGGATTGAAGCCCGATGAGGTATTGCTGACCAATGGCGTGGACGAGGCTATCCACCTGGTGTGTTGTGCGTTTCTGGAAGAAGGCGACGAAGCTGTGATCTGCACGCCGGGCTTCTTCATGTACGACGTGAGCGTTATGATGATGACGCCAAACCTGCGCAAGGTACAAGCAGATGAAACGCTACAATTTCCATTTGAAAAATTCGTTGCTGCTATTACAGAACGGACGAAACTGATTATTGTGTCATCTCCCAACAACCCTACCGGCGCCGTGGTGAGCCGTGAGCACCTGCTGGCAATTGCACGGGCCGCCCCACAAGCAGTCTTGATGGTGGATGAGGCCTACTACCACTTTCATGGTGAGACAACGATGGGAGACCTGTCGGCTGTACCAAACCTACTAGTGGCGCGGACGTTCTCGAAGGCCTACGGGCTGGCGAATCTGCGGATTGGCATGTTGGCTGGAAATGCCGCGCTGATGAAGTATGTGCGCAAGGTTAGTTCTCCTTACAACGTCAATGGCGTCGCTCTCGATTGCCTGACCGTAGCGCTGGCTGACGAAGACTACCTCGCATGGTACGTGGAGCAGGTGCGAGTGGGCCGGGAACGGATGATGCGCGGACTCGACGAATTGGGTGTTCCCTACTTTCCGAGTCACGCGAACTTTGTGCTGATGAAGATTGGGCCGAAGCATAAGGAACTGGTCGCGGCGATGCGTGCGCATGGCGTGCTGCTGCGCGACCGCTCAGCCGATCCGGGATGCAATGGTTCTGTGCGCATCACGATTGGGATCGAGGAGCATGTGCGGATAGGGCTCGCGGCCTTGCGGTCGTCACTCGAAGAGATTGGATGGAAGCCTGTTGAGGTAAATGTAGCTCAGCAGAGCAGCGATGGGGAGAGGGAGTTTGAGTAA